The following are encoded together in the Coffea arabica cultivar ET-39 chromosome 1c, Coffea Arabica ET-39 HiFi, whole genome shotgun sequence genome:
- the LOC113740315 gene encoding agamous-like MADS-box protein AGL62 — MAKKLTRGHQKVPIVEMEKNNNLHVTFSKRRNGLFMKANELCTLTGAEVALLVFSPGKRAYSFRHSSFESVIDKFVGNKPSPSVHGGTNHHVANHHGDNIDELNNKIIDLKTQLKANKKREEVLGQMIKEGHHKNWWQAPIGEMNLEQLLMMKKALEELKKKVQDELKCQI; from the coding sequence ATGGCCAAAAAATTAACTAGAGGTCATCAAAAGGTTCCTATAGTTGAAATGGAGAAAAATAACAATCTCCATGTTACCTTCTCAAAGCGTCGCAATGGCCTTTTCATGAAGGCCAACGAACTTTGCACTCTTACTGGTGCAGAAGTTGCTCTGTTGGTGTTCTCTCCTGGAAAAAGGGCTTACTCTTTTCGTCATTCATCTTTCGAATCTGTCATTGATAAGTTTGTTGGAAACAAGCCATCACCTAGCGTCCATGGTGGCACTAATCACCATGTTGCCAACCACCATGGAGATAACATTGATGAactcaataataaaattatcgACCTTAAAACACAATTGAAAGCCAACAAAAAACGTGAAGAAGTTCTTGGTCAGATGATAAAAGAAGGCCACCACAAGAATTGGTGGCAGGCTCCAATTGGAGAGATGAATCTGGAGCAACTTCTGATGATGAAGAAGGCACTGGAAGAACTTAAAAAGAAGGTTCAGGATGAACTTAAGTGCCAGATCTAG